A section of the Lepus europaeus isolate LE1 chromosome 10, mLepTim1.pri, whole genome shotgun sequence genome encodes:
- the SMUG1 gene encoding single-strand selective monofunctional uracil DNA glycosylase isoform X3, producing the protein MGDSSMAVPQITPLGTLHEPAGAPMQSQPCPRSLAEGFLEEELRLNAELSQLQFSEPVGIIYNPVEYAWEPHRSYVTRYCQGPKEVLFLGMNPGPFGMAQTGVPFGEVSVVRDWLGVGGPVLSPPQEHPKRPVLGLECPQSEVSGARFWGFFRNLCGQPEVFFRHCFVHNLCPLLFLAPSGRNLTPADLPAKQREQLLSICDGALCRQEAGCTWARSGTVFLHFLLPAHVPLGLLNRCCRAAGVLTLHSPRA; encoded by the exons ATGG GTGACAGCAGCATGGCTGTGCCCCAGATCACCCCACTGGGCACCCTCCACGAGCCTGCAGGTGCCCCAATgcagtcccagccctgccctcggaGCTTGgctgagggcttcctggaggaggagcttCGGCTCAATGCTGAGCTGAGCCAGCTGCAGTTTTCGGAGCCCGTGGGCATCATCTACAATCCCGTGGAGTACGCGTGGGAGCCACATCGGAGCTATGTGACTCGCTACTGCCAGGGCCCCAAGGAAGTGCTCTTCCTGGGCATGAACCCAGGGCcttttggcatggcccagaccGGG GTACCCTTCGGGGAAGTGAGCGTGGTCCGGGACTGGCTGGGCGTCGGGGGGCCTGTGCTGAGCCCGCCCCAGGAGCACCCTAAGCGCCCCGTGCTGGGACTGGAGTGCCCGCAGTCAGAGGTGAGCGGCGCCCGGTTCTGGGGCTTTTTCCGGAACCTCTGCGGACAGCCCGAGGTCTTCTTCCGTCACTGCTTCGTCCACAACCTGTGCCCCCTgctcttcctggctcccagcgggCGCAACCTCACCCCCGCCGACCTGCCTGCCAAGCAGCGGGAACAGCTTCTCAGCATCTGCGACGGGGCCCTCTGCCGGCAG GAGGCTGGCTGCACTTGGGCCCGGAGTGGCACAGTCTTCCTGCACTTCCTGTTGCCTGCACACGTGCCCCTTGGACTCTTGAACCGTTGCTGCCGTGCGGCGGGCGTTTTGACACTACATTCTCCACGTGCCTGA
- the SMUG1 gene encoding single-strand selective monofunctional uracil DNA glycosylase isoform X1, whose product MGDSSMAVPQITPLGTLHEPAGAPMQSQPCPRSLAEGFLEEELRLNAELSQLQFSEPVGIIYNPVEYAWEPHRSYVTRYCQGPKEVLFLGMNPGPFGMAQTGVPFGEVSVVRDWLGVGGPVLSPPQEHPKRPVLGLECPQSEVSGARFWGFFRNLCGQPEVFFRHCFVHNLCPLLFLAPSGRNLTPADLPAKQREQLLSICDGALCRQVQLLGVRLVVGVGRLAEQRARRALAGLAPEVQVEGLLHPSPRNPQANKGWEAVARERLSELGLLPLLSA is encoded by the exons ATGG GTGACAGCAGCATGGCTGTGCCCCAGATCACCCCACTGGGCACCCTCCACGAGCCTGCAGGTGCCCCAATgcagtcccagccctgccctcggaGCTTGgctgagggcttcctggaggaggagcttCGGCTCAATGCTGAGCTGAGCCAGCTGCAGTTTTCGGAGCCCGTGGGCATCATCTACAATCCCGTGGAGTACGCGTGGGAGCCACATCGGAGCTATGTGACTCGCTACTGCCAGGGCCCCAAGGAAGTGCTCTTCCTGGGCATGAACCCAGGGCcttttggcatggcccagaccGGG GTACCCTTCGGGGAAGTGAGCGTGGTCCGGGACTGGCTGGGCGTCGGGGGGCCTGTGCTGAGCCCGCCCCAGGAGCACCCTAAGCGCCCCGTGCTGGGACTGGAGTGCCCGCAGTCAGAGGTGAGCGGCGCCCGGTTCTGGGGCTTTTTCCGGAACCTCTGCGGACAGCCCGAGGTCTTCTTCCGTCACTGCTTCGTCCACAACCTGTGCCCCCTgctcttcctggctcccagcgggCGCAACCTCACCCCCGCCGACCTGCCTGCCAAGCAGCGGGAACAGCTTCTCAGCATCTGCGACGGGGCCCTCTGCCGGCAGGTGCAGCTGCTGGGGGTGCggctggtggtgggggtggggcggctgGCGGAGCAGCGGGCGCGCCGGGCCCTGGCAGGCCTGGCGCCAGAGGTCCAGGTggaggggctcctgcacccctctcCCCGTAACCCGCAGGCCAACAagggctgggaggcagtggccagGGAGAGGCTCAGTGAGTTGGGGCTGCTGCCACTGCTGAGTGCGTGA
- the SMUG1 gene encoding single-strand selective monofunctional uracil DNA glycosylase isoform X2, which produces MAVPQITPLGTLHEPAGAPMQSQPCPRSLAEGFLEEELRLNAELSQLQFSEPVGIIYNPVEYAWEPHRSYVTRYCQGPKEVLFLGMNPGPFGMAQTGVPFGEVSVVRDWLGVGGPVLSPPQEHPKRPVLGLECPQSEVSGARFWGFFRNLCGQPEVFFRHCFVHNLCPLLFLAPSGRNLTPADLPAKQREQLLSICDGALCRQVQLLGVRLVVGVGRLAEQRARRALAGLAPEVQVEGLLHPSPRNPQANKGWEAVARERLSELGLLPLLSA; this is translated from the exons ATGGCTGTGCCCCAGATCACCCCACTGGGCACCCTCCACGAGCCTGCAGGTGCCCCAATgcagtcccagccctgccctcggaGCTTGgctgagggcttcctggaggaggagcttCGGCTCAATGCTGAGCTGAGCCAGCTGCAGTTTTCGGAGCCCGTGGGCATCATCTACAATCCCGTGGAGTACGCGTGGGAGCCACATCGGAGCTATGTGACTCGCTACTGCCAGGGCCCCAAGGAAGTGCTCTTCCTGGGCATGAACCCAGGGCcttttggcatggcccagaccGGG GTACCCTTCGGGGAAGTGAGCGTGGTCCGGGACTGGCTGGGCGTCGGGGGGCCTGTGCTGAGCCCGCCCCAGGAGCACCCTAAGCGCCCCGTGCTGGGACTGGAGTGCCCGCAGTCAGAGGTGAGCGGCGCCCGGTTCTGGGGCTTTTTCCGGAACCTCTGCGGACAGCCCGAGGTCTTCTTCCGTCACTGCTTCGTCCACAACCTGTGCCCCCTgctcttcctggctcccagcgggCGCAACCTCACCCCCGCCGACCTGCCTGCCAAGCAGCGGGAACAGCTTCTCAGCATCTGCGACGGGGCCCTCTGCCGGCAGGTGCAGCTGCTGGGGGTGCggctggtggtgggggtggggcggctgGCGGAGCAGCGGGCGCGCCGGGCCCTGGCAGGCCTGGCGCCAGAGGTCCAGGTggaggggctcctgcacccctctcCCCGTAACCCGCAGGCCAACAagggctgggaggcagtggccagGGAGAGGCTCAGTGAGTTGGGGCTGCTGCCACTGCTGAGTGCGTGA